From the Candidatus Zixiibacteriota bacterium genome, the window TTGGTATGAATCGTCAACAACCAACATTCGCAGATTCACTACCAGAACACTACTGGAAGTGCCCCAAAAACACTACGTTATCACTGCTTGAAACAATAAGCAAATTCGCCTTACCCGACCAATGACAGAAAGTTACACCAAAACGTAAAAGTGCGTATTACCAAACGAACCCATTTTGAAAATACAGACCTGGACCCCCGCCTTCGCGGGGGCGACAATCTCCCACAACCGGTCACCGCGAGACCAGTCTTGCCGATCATGACAATCTCCCATTGCACCAGACCCAACTGATCCATCACCCGATGTCTGCCGATATAATGAACATGTTCATAATAGAACAAACAGTTGTCACCGAGGGTCACCTGATCGACTCCGGGTTGATGCGCAAGATATTCGACACCATCATTGCCGATGGCGGTAAGTTCGAGATGCTTGATTTTCGGATTGGCACCAACAACGATGAGTTCTCCCATGCCCGACTGAAAATCACATGTGAGACTGCGGTCCACATGAACACTATCCTTCAGAAACTCTCCAGTCTTGGTTGTCAGATCGAAACTGACGACGAGGTTGCTCTTCAGGCCGCCCCCGCCGACGGTGTTGTCCCGCCGGATTTCTATAGCTCCACCAATCATATCACTCAGGTTCGCCACCACGGCGTCTGGATCGAAGTAGACAAAATTCGAATGGACGGCGTGATCGTTGTTGATGGTGGTGTTGCCAGCATAAAGAAATTCCGATCCGTAAAGAAGGGCGACAAGGTCGCCACCGGCTTGTCCGGTATCAAGGTCAAACCAGAGTTTGTTGAGCGCGATCGTTCTATCTTCACCTTTATGTCCGGTGAAGTCTCCACCGAACGTCAGGTCCGTTTGGCAGTGAACCAGGTAGCCGACATTATAGAGAGCAATAAAAAGAGAATAGGCGTGGTGGCTGGTCCGGTAGTGGTCCATACCGGTGGTGCTGGGGACCTCTCGCGACTTATTGATAGCGGACATATCGACGCCCTGTTATCGGGCAACGCTCTGGCGGTACATGATATAGAGGCTAATCTCTACGGTACTTCACTTGGTATCGACAACAAAACCGGCAAACCGGTTGAAATGGGCCATCGTAATCATCTGCGCGCTATCAACGAAGTTCGCCGCGCCGGGTCTATTGCCAACCTTGTTTCCGAGGGTACTCTTACCGATGGGGTCATGCACTCGGTCGTCAAGACTGGTATTCCTTATTCCCTGGCCGGCTCGTTGCGCGATGACGGTCCTCTTCCCGAGACGATTACCGATATGAATGAAGCACAGGAAGACTACGCCCGAATTCTGGCCGATCTTGATGTGGTGATGATGCTGTCGTCAATGTTGCACAGTATCGCCGCCGGTAACATGATCCCCGCGAGGATTCTGACAATCTGCGTGGACATCAATCCAGCCGTCGTGACCAAACTGAAAGACCGGGGGTCTATGCAGACAATTGGTATTGTCACCGATGTAGGATTATTCTTGCACTTGCTGGCCAACCGGCTGGACAGCTCTCACTGAAACGCGAATCGATTATATAATCAGGCCACGCCTGCATTCCCTCTTGTTTATGTCGATCAATTGCTTATCCTTGCCCCATGTACAACGATACTGTTCTGGACCATTTTCAGAATCCACGTAATACTGGCGAACTGGAGAACCCCAACGGAATTGGGCAGGTTGGCAATCCGGCTTGCGGTGATGTGATGAAAATGTTCATCCGGGTCGAGAATGGAATACTGGTCGATGTGAGACACAAAACATTCGGATGTGCCGCCGCTATAGCCTGTAGTTCAATAACGTCCGAGTTGGCTGTGGGTAAAAACATTGACGAGGCATCAAAGTTGACCCGCGAAGAAGTAGCCATTGCTCTAAACGGATTACCTGAGCGAAAGATGGACTGCTCCAACCTGGCTCCCGATGCCCTGCGAGCAGCTATAGATAACTATCGCAATTGTACTGAAAAATGAGAATAGAGGGATCCCTCCCCCTATCACATTTGAGCCTCCGATTCCACTTCCGACAATCCCACGACGAAATCGAGTATCTCAATTGTCATTTCTTCATCCGTGATCGGCACCGAACCAATCTGAAGCAGAGCCGCCTCCGAGACTTCCTTTAGTCGGACAACTTCGTCACAATCCTGGATGTCATCATCGGCCATCACTAGTGTCCGGCAGGCAACCGAACGAATATCTTCCAACTCGCGGAATGGGGCGGCATAGCTTGAGCGGATTTCGTACCACCACCACATTATAGTATTGGAGAAGGGAAACCACATGGTTTCGTGTCTCTGTTGGATGACATCCAGCCAACGTTCCGAAGAAAGATAAGGCGAGACAGCGATAACGCCGTCGATCCGGGACTCATTTCGAGAACACAACAGACCAGCATCCGCACCTGTTGACCAACCGACAACAACAACCGGATGAATGACATGACTACGGAGATCGAGATGACGAATAATTTCCTGAAGATCGTCTGCTTCATACTGTCCCTCGCCGCGATATTGTCTACTAGATCGTCCGGCCGCACGTTGGTCATAGGCCACGACACAATAGCCGGAGTCGACAAGAGTACGCGCCAGAGGTGCCATTGCGTCACGGTCGGCACCATCATCGTGCAACAGAAAGATCGTTCCCCTTGCCGAATCGACTCCTGCCGGGGGCACTAGCCACAGGCAGGCTATGGTTGTCAAACCATCAGTCTCAACCCAAAATGTGTCACAAATCGAGGCAGTGGCGGTCAGGCTAGTATCGCAGACACCAGCCTCAATATATGCCGCTATGTCGTTGGCGACCAGCGAGTCCGGGTTATAGTCGTCGAGGCCGGGACGCCCGGTGGTAGCTTTGGATCGATTGAGTGGATAGATCATGTAGAAGAAAACAACTACTCCTACCACAATTAAGAAAGCGACGGTCTTGATTATCTCTTTAACAGCTGGCGATAGCTTGGTCATCTGTCTGTCACCTGTTGGTTTAACGATGATTGTTGCAGCGCTAGTATATAGATCGCCGAAATGAAGTCAATCTTTAACTCATGTGGTAAGTGGCTGAGCGTGATTCCCTATATATTATAGACGGTTACTCCCCAATCCCTCCAGCAATTGGAAGTACTTTCAGTCTGCCACCACAATCTGCCGGACGAGCGGTCTAATAGCCACACTGTTGCGAAATAGATGCAAACATATGCACGATTATAGAGTCGTATCGGTAGTCGTTTGCGAACTGATGATGGCTGACGATTCCCAATAAGCTCGAGGGTGAACGGCGCTACAATGTTAAGTTGTTTCTTGTAAATGAGTTCGTAGGGAAATGAGACATCCAGGTAGTTCTAAGAAGGGCCGCAATGCCCAATTGTCGGTGGCACGCTCGTTGCTCAAGCAAGGCTTGAGATAGAAACATAATCAATGGTTATTTTCCCGTTACTAACGGAGAGAAACCGATTACAATCAGGAGGAAGCATAAGAAATAAGCCTGTTTGATTGCGGGACAAGGGCCAAGAAAACATTTGATTTCGTCCTTTTTCTGTTGACAATATTTTCCCTTAGCCGTATATTGGCCTCGGATGATAGGTGGCAATCACACATATTGGTTAGCACTCAGTTGACTTTTCGAAAGTCAATCCTTCCGAGATTAACTGTCTAGTACTTCGTCTTTAATCGGTCTGGTGGCTGATTTAAGAAGTTACAAACAGGTTACTAATTGTTTATCACATCTGTAAGAAGTGTATTTTAATTGATGAGAGTAGAGTCTTCTGTACCCGTTTGGGATAGTGATGTCTGCCAAATTAAGACCCTGATCTCACAAAGGAATGCCTTATAAGAACCTTGGCTAAGGGATAGCGATACTAGATAGCGACAACAAGTACGTTAAGGAGGAAGGTATGACTTTCAGTGAAGCGTTGCGGAGGGTAACTGTGATTTCGGTCACCGCTCTCTCGTTGATTCTGCTGACTATCCCAACTGCCAGTGCTCAGCCGGAATTAGTGATCACGGTGGGTGACACCATTGCTGCTCCGGGCACAATCAACACAGTGATCTCTGTATCTCTGGACAATTACCATGATACGGTGGCTGGCTTCAATTTGTGGTTGCAACTTGGCAATCCCGATATTATGTCGTTCCAGACCAATGAAGCAACCGTGATTGACACATCCTACTGGGACTGCATCACTTACAGTGGTGAAGATTGTATCGATTCGGTACTAACCAACCCACTGGGTGACTGGGATTTCATTCATATTGATACCAACGACGTTCAGATCGGTAGTTTTGACACCACTGGCACTCTTGTCGGGGGATGGCAGAATGTTGCTGCCCGCTCGCTTTCGGGCACCGGCCTCGACCTTAATATCGTTGGCATCGCCCGCATGCCATTCCAACCAGAACTACCAGGAATCCCTCCGGGCAATCATGGAGAAACCCCGCTCATCAAGCTTCTGGCTGATGTCTATGATATACCCGATACGGCTACCGACCGGACTGTTCAGATAATGGTCCAGTGGCAGTTCATCGATCATTTCAGTTGGTCCCGTCCCGATGGTTCGTTGATAGGAATTGTCTATGACACTATTTTGGATACCAATTATTTTCTGTGTACCCAGTGGGCTGGTAGTGAATGTTTGAAATGGGAGAAAGTTCCTTCTCCGCCAGCCGACTCCATTGAAATCAATGAAATATTGGCCCCCCGTGTCGACACACTCACGGTCATTATTGATAACGGCTCGCTTACCGTTTCAGGTTCGAGCTTCTGCGGCAATATCGATGGCGATGATTCTCCTGAGCCTAATATCGCGGATCTGACCTACTTGGTGAGCTTCCTGTTCATCGGAGGTCCTCCCCCGGAACCGCTATGGGTGGCGGATCTGGACTGTACTGGTGGAGAACCCAATATTGGTGATCTGACTTACTTAGTAGCCTTCTTGTTTACTGGAGGTGTGGCTCCGTGTGATGTGGAGGCTTGTTGGTAAGATTTATGACCATAAAATTGAAAAAACAAACTTATTGCACAATAGTAAATGCGTCGTACCTGTCGGTGCGACGTGTAACGTCAACCCGAAAATAGATGGAAAGGAGGACGTTCAAAAGAGGTATTATGGCGCACGCTCAAATGAATGAACGTTCTTTTATGTTCGCTGACCCGACACAGGCTAAACTGCGAGTTAGGTGGCTCTCACTGGCAGACTTAGGCTTCGGGACCTCCCATGTGGAGAATGCGAAT encodes:
- a CDS encoding alpha/beta hydrolase, which encodes MTKLSPAVKEIIKTVAFLIVVGVVVFFYMIYPLNRSKATTGRPGLDDYNPDSLVANDIAAYIEAGVCDTSLTATASICDTFWVETDGLTTIACLWLVPPAGVDSARGTIFLLHDDGADRDAMAPLARTLVDSGYCVVAYDQRAAGRSSRQYRGEGQYEADDLQEIIRHLDLRSHVIHPVVVVGWSTGADAGLLCSRNESRIDGVIAVSPYLSSERWLDVIQQRHETMWFPFSNTIMWWWYEIRSSYAAPFRELEDIRSVACRTLVMADDDIQDCDEVVRLKEVSEAALLQIGSVPITDEEMTIEILDFVVGLSEVESEAQM
- a CDS encoding iron-sulfur cluster assembly scaffold protein; amino-acid sequence: MYNDTVLDHFQNPRNTGELENPNGIGQVGNPACGDVMKMFIRVENGILVDVRHKTFGCAAAIACSSITSELAVGKNIDEASKLTREEVAIALNGLPERKMDCSNLAPDALRAAIDNYRNCTEK
- a CDS encoding TIGR00300 family protein, whose amino-acid sequence is MNMFIIEQTVVTEGHLIDSGLMRKIFDTIIADGGKFEMLDFRIGTNNDEFSHARLKITCETAVHMNTILQKLSSLGCQIETDDEVALQAAPADGVVPPDFYSSTNHITQVRHHGVWIEVDKIRMDGVIVVDGGVASIKKFRSVKKGDKVATGLSGIKVKPEFVERDRSIFTFMSGEVSTERQVRLAVNQVADIIESNKKRIGVVAGPVVVHTGGAGDLSRLIDSGHIDALLSGNALAVHDIEANLYGTSLGIDNKTGKPVEMGHRNHLRAINEVRRAGSIANLVSEGTLTDGVMHSVVKTGIPYSLAGSLRDDGPLPETITDMNEAQEDYARILADLDVVMMLSSMLHSIAAGNMIPARILTICVDINPAVVTKLKDRGSMQTIGIVTDVGLFLHLLANRLDSSH